One region of Roseimicrobium gellanilyticum genomic DNA includes:
- the dnaE gene encoding DNA polymerase III subunit alpha — MPESFVHLHLHTEYSMLDGAVRIPDLMKRVKALGMTAVAMTDHGNLFGAIEFYQACQKAGIKAIIGCEIYLAPGSMEDKKEVTGRKRSSHLTLLAETNEGYANLVKLVTSGHLEGLYQSEPRVDKKLLAKHAKGLICLSGCLNGEINEFILSDREDEARKSVVELRDIFGADNFFLEMHNHGSSQQHTCMVKLAEFAKEFGLKTVAANDVHFLNKEDHEAHDVMICIGEGANVHDEKRKHYSPEVYLKTAEQMYELFEGFEDACRNTLEIAERCNVTMKLDSASIEKYPQFQPPNGIDRNDYLRDLSLKGLATRYGAERAENDTALRERLDYELGIMSKMNFTSYFLIVWDFINWAKEHGIPVGPGRGSAAGSLVAYCLGITDICPLQFGLIFERFLNPERKSPPDVDIDFCQTRRPEVIDYVRHHYGMRSVSHIITFGTMGAKSVIRDVGRVLGMSYGDADRISKMIPAELNITLEDAVEKNPELKKAIAEESATQQLWQYATFLEGMTRNAGIHAAGIVIGDQPLDNFIPLTLGAAEEVVAQFAMGPLTDVGMLKMDFLGLKTLSVIHDAVQFVRLRFPDFKVEEAPLDDLNTYKLLHKGETVAVFQMESGGMSNTCKQLEPDRIEEIIALLALYRPGPMDLIPDFIKRKKGEQKVEYLHPLLEDVSKETYGILIYQEQVQKAANLLAGYTLGAADELRRAMGKKDEKKMAQQRAIFVEGCGKTVGISDRKANDIFDLLAKFAGYGFNKSHSAAYGIVTYRTAFLKANYPVEFMAAVLSYEVNNTDKISSFVSECQRMGMTILPPDVNKSALKFAPECIGDSTVPEAIRFGLSAVKNVGEGAMSQAVEERKKNGPYKSLEDFCQRLDSRAINKRLMEALIKVGAFDFTKEDRAAMFARIDQVLSAAASRQKERRAGVVSLFGDDDMGATRNTVTAAQKPKPWTKEEVMAFEKELLGFFVSGHPLDKYRYVFEKDNVTRVMDLQEMKQEKQKVFCAGTIERLEIKFTKKDNRAFATFALEDFTGSVECIAWNDTYEKFKDIMVSGAAVGIRARTEKDNRSDAIRLTAQEIKPLKPAREPKEGAKPKNGNGNGKLSTNGMLVLRLNSADHSEQDLEEIFGIIKAHPGNTKVQFRIAVASGREAVLNAGKEYSVELSDEVREDLQEWVG; from the coding sequence ATGCCTGAATCCTTTGTTCATCTTCATTTGCACACGGAATACTCGATGCTCGATGGGGCAGTGCGGATTCCGGACCTGATGAAGCGGGTCAAAGCGCTCGGGATGACCGCCGTGGCCATGACGGACCATGGCAATCTCTTTGGAGCCATTGAGTTCTACCAAGCCTGCCAAAAGGCGGGGATCAAAGCCATCATTGGCTGCGAAATCTACCTGGCCCCGGGGAGCATGGAGGACAAGAAGGAGGTGACAGGGCGAAAGCGCTCCTCCCACCTCACCCTGCTGGCGGAAACGAATGAAGGCTACGCCAATCTGGTGAAGCTGGTGACCAGTGGCCACCTCGAGGGCCTGTATCAGAGCGAACCGCGTGTGGACAAGAAGCTCCTCGCCAAGCATGCCAAGGGACTCATCTGCCTGAGCGGCTGCCTGAACGGCGAGATCAATGAATTCATCCTCTCCGATCGTGAGGATGAGGCGCGCAAGAGTGTGGTGGAACTCCGCGACATCTTCGGTGCGGATAATTTCTTCCTGGAAATGCACAATCACGGCAGCTCCCAGCAGCATACCTGCATGGTGAAGCTGGCGGAGTTCGCAAAGGAGTTTGGGCTCAAGACTGTGGCTGCGAATGATGTGCACTTCCTGAACAAGGAGGACCATGAGGCACACGATGTGATGATCTGCATTGGCGAAGGCGCCAACGTGCATGACGAAAAGCGGAAACACTACTCGCCAGAGGTCTATCTGAAGACGGCGGAGCAGATGTACGAGCTCTTCGAAGGATTCGAGGATGCGTGTCGCAACACGCTGGAGATCGCGGAGCGCTGCAACGTGACCATGAAGCTCGACTCCGCGAGCATTGAGAAGTATCCGCAGTTCCAGCCTCCAAATGGGATCGACCGGAATGACTACCTGCGTGATCTGAGCCTCAAGGGGCTGGCGACGCGCTACGGCGCGGAGCGCGCCGAGAATGATACCGCGCTGCGTGAGCGCCTGGACTACGAGCTGGGCATCATGTCGAAGATGAACTTCACCAGCTACTTCCTGATTGTCTGGGACTTCATCAACTGGGCGAAGGAGCACGGCATTCCCGTAGGACCGGGCCGTGGCTCGGCGGCAGGCTCACTGGTCGCGTATTGCCTGGGCATCACGGATATCTGCCCGCTGCAGTTCGGACTCATCTTCGAGCGCTTCCTGAATCCTGAGCGTAAGTCACCGCCTGACGTCGACATCGACTTCTGCCAGACGCGACGCCCGGAGGTGATCGACTACGTGCGGCACCACTACGGGATGCGCAGCGTGAGCCACATCATCACCTTCGGCACCATGGGCGCGAAGAGTGTGATCCGCGACGTGGGTCGCGTGCTGGGCATGAGCTACGGGGATGCGGACCGCATTTCCAAGATGATTCCCGCTGAGCTGAACATCACGCTCGAGGATGCGGTGGAAAAGAATCCCGAGCTGAAGAAGGCCATCGCGGAGGAGTCCGCCACACAGCAGCTCTGGCAGTACGCCACCTTCCTGGAAGGCATGACGCGCAACGCCGGCATCCACGCGGCGGGTATCGTTATCGGGGACCAGCCGCTGGACAACTTCATCCCGCTGACGCTCGGCGCCGCGGAGGAAGTGGTGGCCCAGTTCGCCATGGGCCCGCTCACGGATGTGGGCATGTTGAAGATGGACTTCCTGGGGCTGAAGACCCTCAGTGTGATCCATGATGCGGTGCAGTTCGTGCGCCTGCGATTCCCGGACTTCAAAGTCGAGGAGGCTCCACTCGACGACCTGAACACTTACAAGCTTCTGCACAAGGGCGAGACGGTCGCCGTGTTCCAGATGGAATCTGGAGGCATGTCCAACACGTGCAAGCAGCTCGAGCCGGACCGCATCGAGGAAATCATCGCCTTGCTCGCGCTCTACCGTCCGGGCCCGATGGACCTCATCCCGGACTTCATCAAGCGTAAAAAGGGTGAGCAGAAGGTGGAGTATCTCCACCCGCTGCTGGAGGACGTCAGCAAGGAAACGTACGGCATTCTGATCTACCAGGAGCAGGTGCAGAAGGCTGCCAACCTCCTCGCCGGCTATACCCTCGGTGCTGCGGACGAACTGCGCCGCGCCATGGGTAAGAAGGATGAGAAGAAGATGGCCCAGCAGCGAGCCATCTTCGTGGAGGGCTGTGGCAAGACGGTGGGCATCAGCGACCGCAAGGCGAACGACATCTTCGACCTCCTGGCGAAGTTCGCAGGATACGGCTTCAACAAGTCGCACTCCGCTGCGTACGGGATCGTCACCTACCGCACCGCCTTCCTGAAGGCGAACTACCCCGTGGAATTCATGGCAGCGGTGCTGTCCTATGAAGTCAACAACACGGACAAGATCTCCAGCTTCGTCTCCGAGTGCCAGCGCATGGGCATGACCATCCTGCCGCCGGACGTGAACAAGAGTGCGCTGAAGTTCGCCCCCGAGTGCATCGGCGACAGCACGGTACCGGAGGCCATCCGCTTCGGTCTCTCTGCCGTGAAGAACGTGGGCGAGGGCGCGATGTCCCAGGCGGTGGAAGAGCGCAAGAAGAACGGGCCCTACAAGAGCCTGGAGGATTTCTGCCAGCGACTTGACTCGCGCGCGATCAACAAGCGGCTCATGGAAGCGCTCATCAAGGTGGGCGCCTTTGACTTCACCAAGGAGGATCGCGCGGCGATGTTTGCCCGCATCGACCAGGTGCTCTCAGCGGCCGCTTCGCGGCAGAAGGAGCGCCGCGCCGGCGTGGTGAGTCTCTTTGGCGACGATGACATGGGCGCCACCCGCAACACGGTGACGGCAGCGCAGAAGCCGAAACCGTGGACGAAAGAAGAGGTGATGGCCTTTGAGAAGGAATTGCTGGGTTTCTTTGTCTCCGGTCACCCGCTCGACAAGTATCGCTACGTCTTCGAAAAGGACAATGTGACGCGTGTCATGGACCTGCAGGAGATGAAGCAGGAGAAGCAGAAGGTCTTCTGCGCGGGCACCATCGAGCGCCTGGAAATCAAGTTTACCAAGAAGGACAACCGCGCTTTCGCCACCTTCGCTCTGGAAGACTTCACCGGCTCGGTGGAGTGCATCGCGTGGAATGACACCTACGAGAAGTTCAAAGACATCATGGTCTCCGGCGCCGCCGTGGGCATCCGCGCTCGCACGGAGAAGGACAATCGCAGCGACGCGATTCGATTGACAGCTCAGGAAATCAAGCCGCTCAAGCCGGCCAGGGAACCGAAGGAAGGCGCGAAGCCGAAGAACGGCAATGGCAACGGCAAGCTCTCCACCAACGGCATGCTGGTGCTGCGGTTGAACTCCGCGGACCACAGTGAGCAGGATTTGGAGGAGATCTTCGGCATCATCAAAGCGCATCCGGGGAATACCAAGGTGCAGTTCCGCATCGCCGTGGCCAGCGGACGTGAAGCGGTGTTGAATGCCGGGAAGGAGTACAGCGTGGAACTGAGCGACGAGGTGCGCGAGGACCTGCAGGAGTGGGTGGGGTGA
- the argA gene encoding amino-acid N-acetyltransferase — MRFEDLRGILQYVPQFKERIFVIAFDGAVMRLPNFHSLLQDIAVLQSLSIQVVVVFGARKQIQELADLRGVKLTSDDGMGLTDAATLEVSADAISRLTSELMGDLTALELRVAVPNALAVHPAGVIEGVDLVHTGRIERVDQRMLLAMLKEGIIPVLPPLGYDGRGATLRVNSDEVAVDVALELDAAKVIFVAEEGLVDAAGQRLAQISVGQAREMAKRKDSNADPSLLSKLKHAALACNEGVPRVHIIDGRQDEVLLAELFSNEGVGTMIHADDYQHLRKARTSDIPALQAMMRESVEDAALAPRTREQMQKSIGDFYVLELDGNPVASVAVHVYELDGGVKAAELACLFVRRAHKNKGHGRKLVAFAEDTARQRGCAWIFALSTQAFRFFEEKMGYKEVPVDTLPAKRREAYDRSGRNSRVLKKAF, encoded by the coding sequence ATGAGATTTGAAGACCTGAGAGGCATTCTCCAATACGTTCCCCAGTTCAAGGAACGCATCTTTGTCATTGCCTTTGACGGCGCCGTCATGCGCCTGCCGAACTTCCACAGCCTGCTGCAGGACATTGCCGTGCTGCAGTCGCTGAGCATTCAGGTGGTCGTGGTCTTTGGCGCGCGTAAGCAGATCCAGGAACTCGCGGACCTGCGCGGCGTGAAGCTGACCAGTGACGACGGCATGGGCCTCACGGATGCCGCGACGCTGGAAGTCAGCGCGGATGCCATCTCCCGACTCACCAGCGAACTGATGGGTGACCTCACCGCCTTGGAACTGCGTGTCGCCGTTCCCAATGCGCTCGCCGTGCACCCTGCCGGTGTGATTGAGGGCGTCGACCTGGTTCACACCGGTCGTATCGAACGTGTCGACCAGCGCATGCTCCTGGCGATGCTGAAGGAAGGTATCATCCCCGTGCTGCCGCCTCTGGGATATGATGGCCGTGGCGCTACCTTGCGCGTGAACTCGGATGAGGTCGCCGTGGACGTGGCGCTGGAGCTGGATGCTGCCAAGGTCATCTTCGTCGCGGAAGAAGGTCTGGTGGATGCCGCTGGGCAGCGCCTCGCCCAGATCTCCGTGGGACAGGCGCGGGAGATGGCCAAGCGCAAGGACTCTAATGCGGACCCTAGCCTGCTCTCGAAGCTGAAGCACGCCGCTCTCGCTTGTAACGAAGGCGTGCCCCGCGTGCACATCATTGATGGACGGCAGGACGAAGTGCTGCTGGCCGAACTCTTCAGCAACGAAGGCGTCGGCACCATGATCCATGCGGATGACTACCAGCACCTGCGCAAGGCGCGCACGTCTGACATTCCTGCGCTGCAGGCGATGATGCGTGAGAGTGTGGAAGATGCCGCACTCGCTCCGCGCACGCGCGAGCAGATGCAGAAGAGCATCGGCGACTTCTACGTGCTTGAGCTGGACGGCAACCCGGTGGCCAGCGTCGCCGTGCATGTGTATGAACTCGATGGCGGAGTGAAAGCGGCGGAACTCGCCTGCCTCTTCGTGCGTCGCGCGCACAAGAACAAGGGGCACGGACGCAAGCTGGTGGCCTTCGCCGAGGACACTGCCCGCCAGCGTGGCTGTGCGTGGATCTTCGCGCTCAGCACCCAGGCCTTCCGCTTCTTCGAGGAGAAGATGGGCTACAAGGAAGTGCCGGTGGATACGCTGCCTGCCAAGAGACGCGAGGCGTACGACCGCAGTGGAAGGAACTCGCGGGTGCTCAAGAAGGCGTTTTGA
- a CDS encoding sugar phosphate isomerase/epimerase family protein, whose amino-acid sequence MIKLTGIADEAGAPLDVQIKAHQDLGWDSIESRVVEFDGVKGNLHEIPEATFEKVCEELAAKNMKVSGFGSLIGNWAKKIEDDFSITEAEINRAIPRMQKLGAKLIRVMSYAVRKDAEGNDLPDQMEAERIRRMAEIKKRFDDAGLTMIHENCMNWGGMSVSYVKRLNDAVPGIKWVFDTGNPVFIADRDRPGQKQNSWEMYQAIKPHMAHVHVKDGKWNTAKNDADYTYPGEGEGQTQRIMEDLVKSGYEGYISIEPHVAVVFHGAGSADDLSPEAKAREQYDSYVKYGRMLEDMLKGYGAKLG is encoded by the coding sequence ATGATCAAACTCACCGGTATCGCAGACGAAGCAGGCGCACCTCTCGACGTGCAAATCAAGGCCCACCAGGATCTGGGCTGGGACAGCATTGAATCCCGCGTGGTGGAGTTCGATGGCGTGAAGGGCAACCTGCATGAAATCCCCGAGGCCACCTTTGAGAAGGTGTGCGAAGAGCTTGCCGCGAAGAACATGAAGGTCAGCGGCTTCGGCTCCCTGATTGGCAACTGGGCCAAGAAGATCGAAGACGACTTCTCCATCACCGAAGCGGAAATCAACCGCGCCATCCCGCGCATGCAGAAGCTGGGTGCCAAACTCATCCGCGTGATGAGCTACGCCGTGCGCAAGGATGCCGAGGGCAACGACCTGCCCGACCAGATGGAAGCCGAGCGCATCCGCCGCATGGCTGAAATCAAGAAGCGCTTCGATGACGCCGGCCTCACCATGATTCATGAGAACTGCATGAACTGGGGCGGCATGAGCGTGAGCTATGTGAAGCGCCTGAACGACGCCGTTCCTGGAATCAAGTGGGTGTTCGACACCGGCAACCCCGTCTTCATTGCCGACCGCGACCGCCCCGGCCAGAAGCAAAACTCCTGGGAAATGTACCAGGCCATCAAGCCCCACATGGCGCACGTGCACGTGAAGGACGGCAAGTGGAACACCGCCAAGAATGACGCCGACTACACCTACCCCGGCGAAGGCGAAGGCCAGACCCAGCGCATCATGGAAGACCTCGTGAAGTCCGGCTACGAAGGCTATATCAGCATCGAGCCCCACGTCGCCGTCGTGTTCCACGGCGCAGGCTCCGCGGACGACCTCTCCCCCGAAGCCAAGGCCAGGGAGCAGTACGACAGCTACGTGAAGTACGGCCGCATGCTCGAAGACATGCTCAAGGGCTACGGCGCGAAGCTGGGCTGA
- a CDS encoding DUF3592 domain-containing protein, whose product MNPSPSPPQQPGGGCLALVLVFGLVIGAGIAFGGATLLWQTPSAWKQMQEVWTETPGTVLSSRVQEREVRTGNQPQNYKTSTLYHVELDYSYELKGQRHTGTAPAARQPEQEGNLEQATVIALEYQPGHPVSVFYNPKDHATSRLVAEGPNGLFWIGLFGGPLLILSGAGLGWWSWLDWKAKRKAAAGT is encoded by the coding sequence GTGAACCCCTCCCCTTCCCCACCCCAGCAACCCGGCGGCGGTTGCCTGGCGCTGGTCCTGGTCTTCGGTCTCGTGATTGGTGCCGGCATTGCCTTCGGTGGCGCTACACTGCTTTGGCAGACACCCTCGGCCTGGAAGCAAATGCAGGAGGTATGGACGGAAACCCCAGGCACCGTGCTTTCCTCTCGAGTGCAGGAGCGCGAAGTGCGCACGGGCAACCAACCGCAGAACTACAAGACCAGCACCCTGTACCATGTGGAGCTGGACTATAGTTACGAACTGAAGGGCCAGCGCCACACCGGCACTGCCCCCGCGGCACGACAGCCCGAGCAGGAGGGAAATCTGGAACAGGCTACTGTCATCGCGCTGGAGTACCAGCCCGGACATCCTGTATCTGTTTTCTACAATCCGAAGGACCATGCCACCTCCCGCCTTGTCGCCGAAGGTCCCAACGGTCTGTTCTGGATTGGCCTCTTTGGAGGCCCACTGCTTATCCTCAGCGGTGCAGGCTTGGGATGGTGGAGTTGGCTGGACTGGAAGGCAAAGCGCAAGGCCGCTGCCGGAACCTGA
- a CDS encoding DUF3592 domain-containing protein, translating to MPPLIQWVLVIFGLWMIYLNVQGLLAKKKNLALATAAVNWPSVIGTVVSSNIVEGRSTDSKTGQTYHSYSPKVEYSYTVAGAGLQGTRIAFGRILYYQPTEAEAFLTKHAPGASISVWHDPAAPAEAVLDRDPAHATHLVVADFAMLGFGLLAAGAGVWSMLVG from the coding sequence ATGCCGCCTCTTATTCAATGGGTCCTGGTCATCTTTGGTCTGTGGATGATCTATCTGAATGTGCAGGGCCTGCTGGCCAAAAAGAAGAACCTGGCACTGGCCACCGCGGCTGTGAACTGGCCCTCCGTGATTGGGACGGTGGTGTCTTCCAACATTGTGGAGGGACGCTCCACAGATTCCAAGACGGGCCAGACGTACCATAGCTACAGCCCCAAGGTGGAATACTCATACACGGTCGCAGGCGCGGGACTGCAGGGGACCCGGATCGCATTTGGCAGGATCCTCTACTATCAGCCCACCGAAGCGGAGGCCTTCCTGACAAAGCATGCCCCGGGAGCGAGCATTTCGGTATGGCATGACCCGGCTGCACCCGCGGAAGCGGTGTTGGACAGGGATCCGGCGCATGCCACCCACCTCGTGGTGGCGGACTTTGCGATGCTGGGATTTGGCCTGCTGGCAGCGGGTGCCGGGGTGTGGAGCATGCTGGTGGGCTGA
- the rpmJ gene encoding 50S ribosomal protein L36: protein MRVRTSVKRLCESCRVIRRKGVVRIVCKNPRHKQRQG from the coding sequence ATGCGAGTAAGAACCTCAGTGAAGCGCTTGTGCGAGTCCTGCCGTGTCATTCGGCGGAAGGGAGTCGTGCGTATTGTATGCAAAAACCCGCGGCATAAGCAGCGGCAAGGTTAA
- the rpsM gene encoding 30S ribosomal protein S13, translating to MARLLGVEIPNEKRIEASLPYIYGIGPSLTRKVLAETNIDPNTRTGELTDEQLAEISRVVNAKGIVVEGDLRRELNAHMKRLSSINCYRSIRHRRGLPVRGQRTKTNARTRKGKRKTVGVQRNPNAKAGKV from the coding sequence ATGGCACGTCTGCTTGGAGTTGAAATCCCGAACGAGAAGCGCATTGAAGCTTCTCTTCCGTACATTTACGGCATTGGTCCCTCCCTTACCAGGAAGGTACTCGCTGAGACCAACATTGATCCCAACACCCGCACGGGTGAGCTGACCGATGAGCAGCTCGCGGAAATCAGCCGCGTGGTGAATGCGAAGGGCATCGTCGTGGAAGGCGACCTTCGTCGTGAGCTCAATGCGCACATGAAGCGCCTCTCGAGCATCAACTGCTACCGCTCCATTCGTCATCGTCGTGGACTTCCTGTCCGTGGCCAGCGCACGAAGACCAACGCCCGTACCCGCAAGGGCAAGCGCAAGACCGTGGGTGTGCAGCGCAACCCGAATGCCAAGGCTGGCAAGGTCTAA
- the rpsK gene encoding 30S ribosomal protein S11 — MADENQNPAAAPEAAAPAPAPAATPAAPAATPAAPATDKPLSERDRQKNINEVFLSLDGGAGDAAPKVVKAKGSKNVTSGIVHVVATFNNTMVTVTDRNGNAIGWSSSGKMGFKGSRKGTAYAGQVVSQDACRQAMGHGLKEVEVRLKGPGSGRESAVRAVQGLGIEILAIKDVTPVPHNGCRPPKARRV, encoded by the coding sequence ATGGCCGACGAAAATCAGAATCCTGCCGCAGCGCCCGAAGCTGCCGCTCCTGCTCCTGCCCCCGCCGCGACTCCGGCAGCACCTGCTGCTACTCCGGCAGCACCTGCGACTGACAAGCCCCTCTCCGAGAGAGACCGTCAGAAGAACATCAACGAAGTCTTCCTCAGCCTCGACGGCGGTGCCGGCGATGCCGCTCCCAAGGTCGTCAAGGCCAAGGGCAGCAAGAACGTCACCAGCGGCATTGTGCACGTGGTGGCGACCTTCAACAACACGATGGTCACCGTGACGGACCGCAATGGCAATGCCATCGGTTGGAGCAGCTCCGGCAAGATGGGCTTCAAGGGTTCCCGCAAGGGCACCGCTTATGCCGGCCAGGTGGTGTCCCAGGACGCCTGCCGCCAGGCCATGGGCCATGGTCTCAAGGAAGTGGAAGTGCGCCTCAAGGGCCCCGGCTCCGGCCGTGAGTCCGCCGTGCGTGCCGTGCAGGGTCTCGGTATCGAAATCCTCGCCATCAAGGACGTGACCCCCGTGCCGCACAACGGCTGCCGTCCGCCCAAAGCCCGCCGCGTGTAG
- the rpsD gene encoding 30S ribosomal protein S4, with protein sequence MARYTGPKEKIARRFGVALFGPSKALELRAFPPGQHGPRNARRKTSDYGTALIEKQKLRHTYGVLEKQFRKFFAEASRRKGVTGTILLQMLEQRLDNVVYRMSFANSRFAARQIVGHGHVTVNGKRVNIASYQVKAGDVVAVKNTPRSQQLVNRFLDLTQGAVIPDWMTVDRDKHTGTVNRAPEREEIDVFVNEQLVVELYSR encoded by the coding sequence ATGGCACGTTATACTGGTCCCAAGGAAAAAATCGCCCGCCGCTTTGGTGTGGCCCTGTTCGGCCCCTCGAAGGCCCTCGAGCTCCGCGCCTTCCCCCCGGGGCAGCACGGCCCCCGCAATGCCCGCCGCAAGACTTCCGACTACGGCACCGCGCTGATCGAAAAGCAGAAGCTCCGCCACACCTACGGCGTGCTGGAGAAGCAGTTCCGCAAGTTCTTCGCCGAAGCCTCCCGCCGCAAGGGCGTGACCGGTACCATCCTCCTTCAGATGCTTGAACAGCGTCTGGACAATGTGGTCTACCGCATGAGCTTCGCGAACAGCCGCTTCGCCGCCCGTCAGATCGTCGGCCACGGCCACGTGACGGTGAATGGCAAGCGCGTGAACATCGCGAGCTATCAGGTGAAGGCCGGTGACGTGGTCGCCGTCAAGAACACCCCCCGCTCCCAGCAGCTGGTGAATCGTTTCCTCGACCTGACTCAGGGCGCAGTGATTCCCGACTGGATGACCGTGGATCGCGACAAGCACACCGGCACCGTGAACCGTGCGCCGGAACGCGAAGAAATCGACGTCTTCGTGAACGAGCAGCTGGTCGTGGAACTCTACTCCCGCTAG
- a CDS encoding TetR/AcrR family transcriptional regulator yields the protein MPPNAVTSTTKTEVGTRNKIIAAALNVFARDGIPRATTRIIAEEAGVNEVTLFRHFTNKDGLLQAVFDNVMNTPAYESLDTDKAWVGTLHDVLRNFGLSFYQMLERDEAFIRTLIGEARRLPEQHRKIVMEAIKPLRNRFLQVLQKAQETGEVRKDVNLFAAMDMFTNMLMGGMLKNTVEFQRDYAPRQYVNTCVDIFMAGIAPPQQQRPRR from the coding sequence ATGCCTCCGAACGCCGTCACCTCAACGACCAAGACCGAAGTCGGTACGCGAAATAAGATTATCGCGGCCGCTTTGAACGTCTTCGCCAGGGATGGCATTCCCCGCGCCACCACCCGCATCATCGCGGAAGAAGCGGGCGTGAATGAAGTGACCTTGTTCCGGCATTTCACGAACAAGGACGGGTTGCTCCAGGCGGTGTTCGACAACGTGATGAACACTCCAGCGTATGAATCGCTGGACACGGACAAGGCGTGGGTCGGTACGCTCCACGATGTACTCCGTAATTTCGGCCTGTCCTTCTACCAGATGCTGGAGAGGGATGAAGCCTTCATCCGTACCTTGATTGGCGAGGCCCGCCGCCTCCCTGAGCAGCATCGCAAGATTGTGATGGAAGCCATCAAGCCCCTGCGCAATCGGTTCCTCCAGGTCCTTCAGAAGGCCCAGGAGACCGGCGAGGTGCGCAAGGATGTGAACCTTTTCGCGGCCATGGACATGTTCACGAACATGCTCATGGGCGGCATGCTGAAGAATACGGTGGAGTTCCAGCGGGACTACGCCCCACGGCAGTACGTGAACACCTGCGTGGACATCTTCATGGCAGGCATCGCACCGCCGCAGCAGCAGCGTCCTCGACGCTGA
- a CDS encoding TetR/AcrR family transcriptional regulator produces MKTPSDAPTPLPETKGTRANLLDGALRVFAREGLQRATIRMMAEETGVNELTIFRHFQNKEGLISAVFDRLKETSAYGDLSSEEAWSGGLRENLNRFGTAFYELIEKDEAFIRTLIGEARRHPIPYRKIIMDAFRALHDRLMANLEAAAHAGRIRTDVNFSATVDMFINMLLAGMLKNSEGCNDGYTPAEYVATCVDLFTAGLERKTRT; encoded by the coding sequence ATGAAAACCCCGTCGGACGCTCCCACGCCCCTCCCTGAGACCAAAGGAACTCGCGCCAATCTCCTGGATGGCGCGCTGCGCGTGTTCGCGCGAGAGGGCCTGCAGCGCGCGACCATCCGCATGATGGCGGAGGAGACCGGAGTGAATGAGCTCACCATCTTCCGCCACTTCCAGAACAAGGAGGGACTCATCTCTGCCGTCTTCGACCGGCTCAAGGAAACCAGCGCGTATGGAGACCTGAGCTCGGAAGAGGCCTGGAGTGGTGGCCTTCGCGAGAACCTCAATCGCTTCGGCACCGCGTTCTACGAGTTGATTGAGAAGGACGAGGCTTTCATTCGCACGCTGATTGGCGAAGCCCGGCGTCATCCTATTCCCTACCGGAAGATCATCATGGATGCCTTCCGTGCGTTGCATGACCGCCTCATGGCGAATCTGGAAGCCGCTGCCCACGCTGGCCGGATCCGTACCGATGTGAATTTCTCGGCCACCGTGGACATGTTCATCAACATGCTGCTCGCCGGCATGCTGAAGAATTCCGAGGGCTGCAACGACGGCTACACCCCTGCGGAATACGTGGCCACCTGCGTGGATCTCTTCACCGCTGGCCTCGAGAGGAAGACGCGCACCTGA